From Thermomonas sp. XSG, one genomic window encodes:
- a CDS encoding acyl-CoA desaturase — MPQDPAPLPSRADNAPARAARRSLLQWFDSAAVPAAGGADADRVDWLRVLPFVLLHLGCIGVLWVGVSPMAVLVAALLYVVRMFAITGFYHRYFSHRAFRTSRPLQFVFALIGAASVQRGPLWWAAHHRHHHRHSDTADDLHSPRHGFWRSHMGWFLTRRAFATDLSRVPDLARFPELRWLDRYDVAVPAAMAVGLYALGALLERFAPTLGTSGLQLLVWGFFVSTVVLFHATVTINSLSHRFGRRRFPTSDDSRNNLWLALLTFGEGWHNNHHFYSSSARQGFRWWEIDLTWYGLRLMALLGLVRDLKPVPEWVLAKAER; from the coding sequence ATGCCCCAGGACCCGGCACCCCTCCCCTCCCGAGCCGACAACGCCCCCGCGCGCGCGGCCCGGCGCAGCCTGCTGCAATGGTTCGACAGCGCCGCCGTGCCGGCTGCCGGCGGCGCCGACGCGGACCGGGTGGACTGGCTGCGGGTGCTGCCGTTCGTGTTGCTGCACCTGGGCTGCATCGGGGTGCTGTGGGTCGGTGTTTCGCCGATGGCGGTGCTGGTCGCCGCCCTGCTCTACGTCGTGCGGATGTTCGCCATCACCGGCTTCTACCACCGCTACTTCTCGCATCGCGCGTTCCGTACCTCGCGTCCGCTGCAGTTCGTGTTCGCACTGATCGGCGCCGCCAGCGTGCAGCGCGGGCCGCTGTGGTGGGCAGCACACCATCGCCACCACCACCGCCATTCCGATACTGCGGACGACCTGCATTCGCCCCGCCACGGGTTCTGGCGCAGCCACATGGGCTGGTTCCTGACCCGGCGTGCGTTCGCCACCGACCTCAGCCGGGTGCCGGACTTGGCGCGGTTCCCCGAACTGCGCTGGCTGGACCGCTATGACGTGGCGGTCCCAGCCGCGATGGCGGTGGGTCTGTATGCGCTGGGCGCACTGCTGGAGCGCTTCGCGCCGACGCTGGGCACCAGCGGGCTGCAGCTGCTGGTCTGGGGCTTCTTCGTGTCCACCGTGGTGCTGTTCCACGCGACGGTGACCATCAATTCGCTGTCGCACCGCTTCGGCCGCCGCCGCTTCCCGACCAGCGACGACAGCCGCAACAACCTGTGGCTGGCGCTGCTGACCTTCGGCGAGGGCTGGCACAACAACCACCACTTCTACTCCAGCAGTGCGCGGCAGGGATTCCGCTGGTGGGAGATCGACCTGACCTGGTACGGCCTGCGGCTGATGGCGCTGCTGGGGCTGGTGCGCGACCTCAAGCCGGTGCCCGAGTGGGTGCTGGCGAAGGCGGAGCGCTGA
- a CDS encoding DUF1295 domain-containing protein → MQQLPWIWLLAALLMVLGWLWQRRRDNAGIVDVLWSAGLAGAALLLALSGTGATGARLLVGVLATAWALRLALHLWARVRSEPEDGRYRALREHWQGSQLKFFGFFQFQALLVVLFSLPLAAVAGHPAPAPWQLAVAAAIWLVSVGGESLADAQLARFRADPANRGKTCRSGLWRYSRHPNYFFEWLHWCAYAVAAIGAPLAWLGWLGPVVMYLFLRYISGIPFTEQQALRSRGDDYREYQRTTPMLFPWFPKS, encoded by the coding sequence ATCCAGCAACTGCCGTGGATCTGGCTGCTGGCCGCGTTGCTGATGGTGCTGGGCTGGCTGTGGCAGCGAAGGCGCGACAACGCCGGCATCGTCGACGTGCTGTGGTCCGCCGGTCTTGCCGGTGCGGCGCTACTGCTGGCGCTGTCCGGCACTGGCGCGACCGGCGCGCGCCTGCTGGTGGGCGTGCTGGCCACCGCGTGGGCGTTGCGGCTGGCCCTGCACCTGTGGGCGCGCGTGCGCAGCGAACCGGAGGACGGCCGCTACCGCGCACTGCGCGAACACTGGCAGGGAAGCCAGCTGAAATTCTTCGGCTTCTTCCAGTTCCAGGCGCTGCTGGTGGTGCTGTTCTCGCTGCCGCTGGCCGCGGTGGCCGGGCATCCTGCGCCCGCGCCCTGGCAGCTGGCCGTGGCTGCCGCGATCTGGCTGGTCTCGGTCGGCGGCGAATCGCTGGCGGACGCCCAGCTGGCGCGCTTCCGCGCCGACCCGGCCAACCGCGGCAAGACCTGTCGCAGCGGGCTGTGGCGGTATTCGCGCCATCCGAACTACTTCTTCGAATGGCTGCACTGGTGCGCGTACGCGGTCGCCGCCATCGGCGCGCCGCTGGCGTGGCTGGGCTGGCTGGGGCCGGTGGTGATGTACCTGTTCCTGCGCTACATCAGCGGCATCCCCTTCACCGAACAGCAGGCCCTGCGCAGCCGCGGCGACGACTACCGCGAGTACCAGCGCACCACCCCGATGCTGTTCCCGTGGTTCCCGAAATCCTGA
- the cueR gene encoding Cu(I)-responsive transcriptional regulator: protein MASTTIRPELADALEAGLHNIGQAAALTGVSAKMIRHYESIGLIAPAARTFANYRLYNEADLHRLRFIKRARSLGFAIKQIEALLALWDDPQRASAEVKQLARAHAAELGEKIRELQAMQRTLETLARRCHGDGRPTCPILDDLAS, encoded by the coding sequence ATGGCATCCACGACCATCCGCCCGGAACTGGCCGACGCGCTGGAGGCGGGCCTGCACAACATCGGCCAGGCCGCGGCGCTCACCGGCGTGTCGGCGAAGATGATCCGCCACTACGAAAGCATCGGACTGATCGCGCCGGCTGCGCGCACCTTCGCCAACTACCGCCTGTACAACGAAGCCGACCTGCACCGGCTGCGCTTCATCAAGCGCGCGCGCTCGCTGGGGTTTGCGATCAAGCAGATCGAAGCGCTGCTGGCGTTGTGGGACGACCCGCAGCGCGCCAGTGCCGAGGTCAAGCAGCTGGCACGCGCGCACGCCGCCGAGCTGGGCGAGAAGATCCGCGAACTGCAGGCGATGCAGCGCACGCTGGAAACCCTGGCGCGGCGCTGCCACGGCGATGGCCGGCCGACCTGTCCGATCCTGGACGATCTGGCGTCCTGA
- a CDS encoding DUF2878 domain-containing protein yields the protein MTFWLTLLGYQATWFAAVIGAGQGLWWPGAAAAGLFALWRLSVSPHRLLEARLVLVALAVGLVLENLWVRSGLLDYAAAWPWAGSPAWILALWWAFALAIVPLLGYLHRRLLLAALFGAIGGPLAYLGAARGWDVVQFASPQWHSLLALAAGWALAMPLLAWLARRGLQQSPQGGAA from the coding sequence ATGACCTTCTGGCTGACCCTGCTGGGCTATCAGGCCACCTGGTTCGCGGCGGTGATCGGCGCCGGCCAGGGCCTGTGGTGGCCGGGCGCCGCCGCCGCCGGGCTGTTCGCGCTGTGGCGACTGTCGGTGTCGCCGCACCGGTTGCTGGAGGCGCGGCTGGTGCTGGTGGCGCTGGCCGTCGGCCTGGTGCTGGAAAACCTGTGGGTGCGCAGCGGGTTGCTCGACTACGCCGCGGCCTGGCCGTGGGCGGGTTCGCCGGCGTGGATCCTGGCCCTGTGGTGGGCATTCGCGCTGGCCATCGTGCCGCTGCTGGGCTACCTGCACCGGCGCCTGCTGCTGGCGGCGCTGTTCGGTGCGATCGGCGGCCCGCTGGCCTACCTTGGCGCCGCGCGCGGCTGGGACGTGGTGCAGTTCGCCAGCCCGCAGTGGCACAGCCTGCTGGCGCTGGCCGCCGGCTGGGCGCTGGCGATGCCCCTGCTGGCGTGGCTGGCCCGGCGCGGCCTGCAACAGAGTCCCCAGGGAGGTGCCGCATGA
- a CDS encoding lipocalin family protein encodes MRLRLPARQWWLSAALLFIGSVAANLPAIRPVAHVDLARFMGTWYLVGGIPTRYERDAWNAVETYTLRRDGSIRTTLTFNHGRADGPRKHIEAPARVRPGTGNAVWDVRVFGPMKAQYVVAWLRDDYSLMVVARDARDYAWVFARSPDVADAELERARQRLRGLGYDLSKWRTVPHSATTFADNR; translated from the coding sequence ATGCGCCTGCGACTGCCTGCACGACAGTGGTGGTTATCGGCCGCGCTGCTGTTCATCGGCAGCGTGGCCGCCAACCTGCCCGCCATCCGCCCGGTCGCGCACGTGGACCTGGCCCGCTTCATGGGTACCTGGTACCTGGTGGGCGGCATCCCCACCCGCTATGAACGCGATGCGTGGAATGCAGTGGAAACCTACACGCTGCGTCGCGACGGCAGCATCCGCACCACCCTGACCTTCAACCATGGCCGCGCCGACGGCCCGCGCAAGCACATCGAGGCGCCGGCACGGGTGCGCCCCGGCACCGGTAACGCGGTCTGGGACGTGCGCGTGTTCGGGCCGATGAAGGCGCAGTACGTGGTGGCCTGGCTGCGCGACGACTACAGCCTGATGGTGGTGGCCCGCGATGCCCGCGACTATGCGTGGGTGTTCGCGCGCTCGCCCGACGTGGCGGACGCGGAGCTGGAACGCGCGCGCCAGCGCCTGCGCGGACTGGGCTACGATCTGTCGAAGTGGCGGACGGTGCCGCATTCCGCCACCACTTTCGCGGACAACCGCTGA
- a CDS encoding DUF1365 domain-containing protein — protein sequence MSARLHSAVYEGVVRHRRSAPRPHAFRYRMAQLYLDLDEIDAVFRGRWLWSVGRRNLAEFRRADFLGPAERPLKEAVKDRVEAAIGERPAGPVRLLAHLRYAGMVFNPVSFYYCFDADGETLHSIVAEITNTPWLERHAYVLPVDAASGNGRMLRWDFDKTFHVSPFLGMQRRYDWRFTVPADALHVNMAVLGANGREFDAHLQLRRRPISADALARVLWRYPLMTAQVVGAIYWHALRLWLKRTPFHDHPRLSGGRS from the coding sequence ATGAGCGCGCGGCTGCACAGCGCGGTTTACGAAGGCGTGGTCCGGCATCGCCGCAGCGCGCCGCGCCCGCATGCGTTCCGTTACCGGATGGCCCAGCTCTACCTCGACCTCGACGAGATCGACGCCGTGTTCCGCGGCCGCTGGCTGTGGTCGGTCGGGCGCCGCAACCTGGCCGAATTCCGCCGCGCCGATTTCCTCGGCCCGGCGGAGCGACCGCTCAAGGAAGCGGTGAAGGACCGGGTGGAGGCCGCCATCGGCGAGCGCCCGGCCGGCCCGGTGCGCCTGCTGGCGCACCTGCGCTACGCCGGCATGGTGTTCAACCCGGTCAGCTTTTATTACTGCTTCGACGCCGACGGCGAAACCCTGCACAGCATCGTCGCCGAGATCACCAACACACCGTGGCTGGAGCGCCACGCCTACGTGCTGCCGGTGGACGCCGCCAGCGGCAACGGACGGATGCTGCGCTGGGACTTCGACAAGACCTTCCATGTTTCTCCGTTCCTTGGCATGCAGCGCCGCTACGACTGGCGCTTCACCGTGCCCGCCGACGCCCTGCACGTGAACATGGCGGTGCTGGGTGCGAACGGCCGCGAGTTCGACGCGCACCTGCAGCTGCGGCGCCGCCCGATCAGCGCCGACGCGCTGGCGCGCGTGTTGTGGCGCTATCCGCTGATGACCGCGCAGGTGGTCGGTGCCATCTACTGGCATGCCCTGCGGCTGTGGCTCAAGCGCACCCCCTTCCACGACCATCCACGACTTTCAGGAGGCCGTTCTTGA
- a CDS encoding FAD-dependent oxidoreductase yields MRIAVVGSGIAGLASAWLLSQAHEVVLFEANDYLGGHTHTHAVEQAGRSYQVDTGFIVHNPAHYPLLTRLFDTLGVATQPTTMSFSVHSARTGLEYNATTLDTLFCQRRNLLSPRFLGMVRDLFRFYRQAPSLLVGDGPGPGIGDWLDANGYGAAFRDDHLVPMASALWSSPPEQILRFPARYLVQFMANHQMLQVSGRPEWRVVRGGSASYVEALRARWQVQERLRCPVRSVVRDGHGVVVESAACSERFDQIVLACHSDQALALLADASVNERDVLGAIAYQPNEVVLHTDASLLPRNRKAWAAWNAFLPGDPEAPCTVSYCMNLLQGLHSPDPFVVTLNRSEAIAPDKVLRRLRYHHPVYDAASVAAQQRKAAIQGHNHTWFAGAYWGWGFHEDGMRSAVEVAAGLGVAWPQGAAA; encoded by the coding sequence ATGCGCATCGCAGTCGTCGGTTCCGGCATCGCCGGCCTGGCCAGCGCCTGGCTGCTGTCGCAGGCGCACGAGGTGGTGCTGTTCGAGGCCAACGACTACCTCGGCGGGCACACCCACACCCACGCCGTCGAGCAGGCCGGGCGTTCGTATCAAGTGGATACCGGCTTCATCGTCCACAACCCGGCGCATTACCCGCTGCTGACCCGCCTGTTCGACACCTTGGGCGTGGCGACGCAGCCCACCACCATGAGTTTTTCGGTGCACAGTGCCCGCACCGGGCTGGAATACAACGCGACCACGCTGGATACGCTGTTCTGCCAGCGCCGCAACCTGCTGTCGCCGCGCTTCCTCGGCATGGTGCGCGACCTGTTCCGCTTCTACCGGCAGGCGCCGTCCCTGCTGGTGGGTGACGGCCCGGGCCCGGGCATCGGCGACTGGCTGGATGCCAATGGCTACGGCGCGGCCTTCCGCGACGACCATCTGGTGCCGATGGCCTCGGCGCTGTGGTCGTCGCCGCCGGAGCAGATCCTGCGGTTCCCGGCGCGCTACCTGGTGCAGTTCATGGCCAACCACCAGATGCTGCAGGTCAGCGGCCGCCCCGAGTGGCGGGTGGTGCGCGGCGGGTCTGCCAGCTATGTCGAAGCGCTGCGTGCGCGCTGGCAGGTGCAGGAACGCCTGCGCTGCCCCGTGCGCTCGGTAGTCCGCGATGGCCACGGCGTGGTGGTGGAGAGTGCAGCCTGCAGTGAACGCTTCGACCAGATCGTGCTGGCCTGCCACAGCGACCAGGCGCTGGCGCTGCTGGCCGACGCCAGCGTCAACGAACGCGACGTCCTCGGTGCGATCGCCTACCAGCCCAACGAGGTGGTGCTGCACACCGATGCCAGCCTGCTGCCGCGCAACCGCAAGGCGTGGGCGGCATGGAATGCCTTCCTGCCGGGCGACCCGGAGGCGCCCTGCACCGTCAGCTACTGCATGAACCTGCTGCAGGGCCTGCATTCGCCCGACCCGTTCGTGGTGACGCTGAACCGCAGCGAGGCTATCGCCCCGGACAAGGTGCTGCGCCGGCTGCGCTACCACCACCCGGTGTATGACGCGGCGTCGGTGGCGGCGCAGCAGCGAAAAGCCGCCATCCAGGGCCACAACCACACCTGGTTCGCCGGCGCTTACTGGGGCTGGGGCTTCCACGAGGACGGCATGCGCAGCGCCGTAGAAGTCGCGGCCGGGCTGGGCGTGGCGTGGCCGCAGGGTGCGGCAGCATGA
- a CDS encoding cyclopropane-fatty-acyl-phospholipid synthase family protein: protein MNAIVQTAPASAFGAFDKFLRQRVLQRLSALGHGHLLVNDALGSAEFGRAGDGPAVVLDVLDPGFYRALAGNGSVGAGEAYMDGQWRCSDLVALVQLLVRNRDLLDGMETGSARLGGLAMQALHALRRNTRAGSRRNIAAHYDLGNDFFRLFLSADLMYSSAYWAGDDDTLEAASTRKLDVICRKLALNPGDHVVEIGTGWGGFALHAARHYGCRVTTTTISREQHDLAAARIQQAGLGERVTLLQSDYRDLDGQYDKLVSIEMIEAVGADFQDSYFSQIGRLLKPEGLALVQAITIEDHRYEQALKSVDFIKRHVFPGCFIPSVSAMLASKTRSSDLALVALEDFGLSYARTLHAWRERFLAQLAAVRAQGFDERFIRMWEFYLAYCEGGFRERAIGVSHLLMARPGWRPLEHGA from the coding sequence TTGAACGCCATCGTCCAGACCGCACCCGCCAGCGCATTCGGCGCCTTCGACAAGTTCCTGCGCCAGCGCGTGCTGCAGCGTCTGTCCGCGCTGGGCCACGGCCACCTGCTGGTCAACGACGCGCTGGGCAGCGCCGAGTTCGGTCGCGCCGGCGATGGCCCCGCGGTCGTCCTCGATGTGCTGGACCCGGGCTTCTACCGGGCTTTGGCCGGCAACGGCAGCGTCGGTGCTGGCGAGGCCTACATGGACGGTCAGTGGCGGTGCAGCGACCTGGTCGCACTGGTGCAGCTGCTGGTGCGCAACCGCGACCTGCTGGACGGTATGGAAACCGGCAGCGCCCGGCTGGGCGGGCTGGCGATGCAGGCACTGCACGCCCTGCGCCGCAACACCCGCGCCGGCAGCCGGCGCAACATCGCCGCGCACTACGACCTCGGCAACGACTTCTTCCGCCTGTTCCTGTCCGCGGACCTGATGTATTCCTCGGCGTACTGGGCGGGTGACGACGACACGCTGGAAGCGGCCTCCACCCGCAAGCTGGATGTGATCTGCCGCAAGCTGGCGCTGAACCCCGGCGACCATGTGGTGGAGATCGGCACCGGCTGGGGCGGCTTCGCCCTGCATGCCGCCCGGCACTACGGCTGCCGCGTCACCACCACCACCATCTCGCGCGAGCAGCACGACCTCGCCGCGGCGCGGATCCAGCAGGCCGGTCTGGGCGAACGCGTGACCCTGCTGCAGTCCGACTATCGCGACCTTGATGGCCAGTACGACAAGCTGGTGTCGATCGAGATGATCGAGGCGGTGGGCGCGGACTTCCAGGACAGCTACTTCTCTCAGATCGGCCGGCTGTTGAAGCCGGAGGGACTGGCGCTGGTGCAGGCCATCACCATCGAGGACCATCGCTACGAGCAGGCGTTGAAGTCAGTGGACTTCATCAAGCGCCACGTGTTCCCCGGCTGTTTCATTCCCTCGGTCAGCGCGATGCTGGCGTCGAAGACCCGCAGCAGTGACCTGGCGCTGGTCGCGCTGGAGGATTTCGGCCTGTCCTATGCGCGCACCCTGCATGCCTGGCGCGAACGCTTCCTCGCGCAGCTGGCGGCGGTGCGGGCGCAGGGCTTCGACGAGCGCTTCATCCGCATGTGGGAGTTCTACCTCGCCTATTGCGAAGGCGGCTTCCGCGAGCGTGCCATCGGCGTGTCGCACCTGCTGATGGCCAGGCCGGGCTGGCGTCCGCTGGAGCACGGCGCATGA
- a CDS encoding cyclopropane-fatty-acyl-phospholipid synthase family protein, with amino-acid sequence MTTATLDGNELSRDRAAPGLLGLAERGLLPDAAIRAGIRRLCAQRLEDERAGGVELQSLRQQELLELLRQSPVAIETDAANAQHYELPPAFFSHCLGPRLKYSSCYYPRGNETLAEAEEAMLALYCERAGLADGQDILELGCGWGSLTLWMAEHYPNARITAVSNSNGQRGFIEARCRERGLTNVQVLTRDVNTLALPAAGFDRCVSVEMFEHMRNYDSLLGRIGSWLRPGGRLFVHIFVHRTLLYPFETQGEDNWMGRHFFTGGLMPAADTLLHFQGALAIRQQWLLEGSHYEKTANHWLQQQDAHRDKVMAILREAYGDAAGLWFQRWRMFWMACAELFGYADGQEWMVSHYLFERP; translated from the coding sequence ATGACCACCGCCACCCTGGACGGCAACGAACTCTCCCGCGACCGAGCCGCGCCCGGCCTGCTGGGGCTGGCCGAGCGCGGCCTGCTGCCCGACGCCGCCATCCGCGCCGGCATCCGCCGGTTGTGCGCGCAGCGCCTCGAGGACGAGCGCGCTGGCGGCGTCGAGCTCCAGTCGCTGCGCCAGCAGGAGCTGCTGGAGCTGCTGCGGCAGAGCCCCGTCGCCATCGAGACGGACGCCGCCAACGCCCAGCACTACGAGCTGCCGCCGGCGTTCTTCTCCCATTGCCTGGGCCCGCGCCTGAAGTACTCCAGCTGCTACTACCCGCGCGGCAACGAGACCCTGGCCGAGGCGGAGGAAGCGATGCTGGCGCTGTACTGCGAGCGCGCCGGGCTGGCCGACGGCCAGGACATCCTGGAGCTGGGCTGCGGCTGGGGCTCGCTGACGCTGTGGATGGCGGAGCACTACCCGAACGCGCGCATCACCGCGGTGTCCAACTCCAACGGCCAGCGCGGTTTCATCGAAGCGCGCTGCCGCGAGCGCGGCCTGACCAACGTGCAGGTGCTGACCCGCGACGTGAACACCCTCGCCCTGCCCGCCGCCGGCTTCGATCGCTGCGTTTCGGTGGAGATGTTCGAGCACATGCGCAACTACGACAGCCTGCTGGGCCGTATCGGCAGCTGGCTGCGCCCGGGTGGCCGGCTGTTCGTGCACATCTTCGTCCACCGCACCCTGCTGTACCCGTTCGAGACGCAGGGCGAGGACAACTGGATGGGCCGGCATTTCTTCACCGGCGGCCTGATGCCGGCGGCCGACACCCTGCTGCATTTCCAAGGCGCGCTGGCGATCCGCCAGCAGTGGCTACTGGAGGGCAGCCACTACGAGAAGACCGCCAACCACTGGCTGCAACAGCAGGACGCGCATCGCGATAAGGTGATGGCGATCCTGCGCGAAGCTTATGGCGACGCCGCCGGCCTGTGGTTCCAGCGCTGGCGCATGTTCTGGATGGCCTGCGCCGAGCTGTTCGGCTACGCCGACGGCCAGGAGTGGATGGTGTCGCACTACCTGTTTGAGCGTCCCTGA
- a CDS encoding sigma-70 family RNA polymerase sigma factor: MSIAEASPGDPGYWSGQMQAVARRRDQTCFMRIYDHFAPRVRLYLRGLGAREAVAEELAQEALLRLWQRADSYDAARSSLATWLFRIARNLHIDRLRRENQWIAVDMEPLEFEAETDNPAFSSAESFAAHADLNERIERLSATQARLIRMSYFEAKSHQQIADELGMPLGTVKSSIRRAFLRLQSGVQEAT, from the coding sequence ATGTCCATCGCCGAAGCAAGCCCCGGGGACCCGGGCTACTGGTCCGGGCAGATGCAGGCGGTCGCGCGCCGCCGCGACCAGACCTGCTTCATGCGGATCTACGACCACTTCGCCCCGCGGGTGCGGCTGTACCTGCGCGGCCTGGGCGCGCGCGAAGCAGTTGCCGAGGAGTTGGCGCAGGAAGCACTGCTGCGGCTGTGGCAACGCGCCGACAGCTACGACGCGGCCCGCAGCTCGCTGGCCACCTGGCTGTTCCGGATCGCCCGCAACCTGCACATCGACCGGCTGCGCCGGGAGAACCAGTGGATCGCCGTGGACATGGAGCCGCTGGAGTTCGAGGCGGAAACCGACAATCCCGCGTTCTCCTCCGCGGAGAGCTTTGCCGCCCACGCCGACCTCAACGAACGCATCGAGCGCCTGTCCGCGACCCAAGCCCGCCTGATCCGCATGTCCTATTTCGAAGCCAAGTCCCACCAGCAGATCGCCGATGAACTCGGGATGCCGCTGGGCACGGTCAAATCCTCCATCCGCCGTGCCTTCCTGCGCCTGCAGTCGGGCGTGCAGGAGGCCACATGA
- a CDS encoding DUF4124 domain-containing protein, producing the protein MRPLLLIGLLCVLLPHAHAESLYRCLGRDGAVSYQSQPCAARQRLDRVVEYRAEPVVARSGVVPEVTRRQPRRYANGSGGNRILRVGSASTASQRCRAGKAKREASLQRLGLKRSYHQLSALDTQVRAVCGGY; encoded by the coding sequence ATGCGACCGCTGCTGCTGATCGGCCTGCTCTGTGTCCTGCTGCCGCACGCGCATGCGGAGAGCCTGTACCGCTGCCTCGGCCGCGACGGCGCGGTGAGCTACCAGTCGCAACCCTGCGCGGCACGGCAGCGGCTGGACCGGGTGGTGGAGTACCGGGCAGAACCGGTGGTGGCGCGTTCCGGGGTAGTCCCCGAGGTAACGCGACGGCAGCCGCGTCGCTACGCGAACGGCAGCGGCGGCAATCGCATCCTGCGCGTGGGCAGCGCATCCACCGCCAGCCAGCGCTGCCGGGCAGGCAAGGCCAAGCGCGAGGCATCGCTGCAGCGCCTCGGCCTGAAGCGCAGCTATCACCAGCTCAGCGCACTGGATACACAGGTGCGCGCAGTCTGCGGGGGTTACTGA
- a CDS encoding ChrR family anti-sigma-E factor, producing the protein MTPRHHLDPATLVSHAAGALSPEMAAVADTHLEGCAYCRQQLAAAERVGGVLLSQQQPAASEPQQAARLREDMLARLQQPLPAAANDPSETTNAPRSLDALPRPLQPYFGKSWKALRWRWMAPGVHMIRAPRSSGDTLILLRIAPGKSMPVHSHGGSELTQILKGAYDDELGHFGPGDMADLDSDIEHQPVTSPGVPCICVAALDGPLQFRGWLARKLQPMVGL; encoded by the coding sequence ATGACCCCGCGCCATCACCTCGATCCGGCCACCCTGGTCAGCCATGCCGCCGGCGCGCTGTCGCCGGAAATGGCGGCGGTTGCCGACACCCACCTGGAAGGCTGCGCCTACTGCCGCCAGCAACTGGCAGCGGCCGAGCGTGTCGGCGGCGTGCTGCTCTCGCAGCAGCAACCCGCGGCGTCGGAGCCGCAGCAGGCCGCACGCCTGCGCGAGGACATGCTGGCCCGCTTGCAGCAGCCGCTGCCCGCGGCGGCAAATGACCCGTCCGAAACCACCAATGCCCCGCGTTCGCTGGACGCGCTGCCCCGCCCGCTGCAGCCGTATTTCGGCAAGAGCTGGAAGGCGCTGCGCTGGCGTTGGATGGCACCGGGCGTGCACATGATCCGGGCGCCGCGGAGCAGCGGCGATACCCTGATCCTGCTCAGGATCGCGCCGGGCAAGAGCATGCCGGTGCACAGCCATGGCGGCAGCGAGCTGACCCAGATCCTCAAGGGTGCCTACGACGACGAACTGGGCCATTTCGGCCCCGGCGACATGGCCGACCTGGACAGCGACATCGAGCACCAGCCGGTGACCTCGCCGGGCGTGCCCTGCATCTGCGTGGCGGCGCTGGACGGCCCGCTGCAATTCCGCGGCTGGCTGGCGCGCAAGCTGCAGCCGATGGTGGGCCTGTAA
- the folE gene encoding GTP cyclohydrolase I → MSHPLREPAPIQRLASLTASQRVRERLRSAGTRFHANDNIADYLEDGELEAIEGEVAAKAQEMLRALVIDVDNDHNTRDTGRRLAKMFVRELFAGRYQHAPAVTEFPNAERLNELMIVGPLRVRSACSHHLCPIMGRVWVGVLPDADSNLIGLSKYARLIDWVMSRPQIQEEAVSQIADLLEQRLKPDGIAVVMEADHYCMHWRGVKDDESKMINSVMRGRFLADPSLRKEFLSLRHRG, encoded by the coding sequence CTCACCGCATCGCAGCGCGTCCGCGAACGCCTGCGCAGCGCCGGCACCCGCTTCCACGCCAACGACAACATCGCCGACTACCTCGAGGACGGCGAGCTGGAGGCGATCGAAGGCGAGGTGGCCGCCAAGGCGCAGGAGATGCTGCGCGCGCTGGTCATCGACGTCGACAACGACCACAACACCCGCGACACCGGCCGCCGGCTGGCCAAGATGTTCGTGCGCGAACTGTTCGCCGGACGCTATCAGCACGCGCCCGCGGTCACCGAATTCCCCAACGCCGAGCGCCTGAACGAGCTGATGATCGTCGGCCCGCTGCGCGTGCGCAGCGCCTGCTCGCACCACCTGTGCCCGATCATGGGGCGGGTCTGGGTGGGCGTGCTGCCCGACGCCGACTCCAACCTGATCGGCCTGTCCAAGTACGCCCGCCTGATCGACTGGGTCATGAGCCGGCCGCAGATCCAGGAAGAGGCGGTGAGCCAGATCGCCGACCTGCTTGAGCAGCGGCTGAAGCCGGACGGAATCGCTGTGGTCATGGAAGCCGACCACTACTGTATGCACTGGCGAGGGGTGAAGGACGACGAGTCGAAGATGATCAACAGCGTGATGCGCGGCCGCTTCCTGGCCGACCCGTCGCTGCGCAAGGAATTCCTGTCGCTTCGCCACCGCGGCTGA